A region of Mesorhizobium sp. M3A.F.Ca.ET.080.04.2.1 DNA encodes the following proteins:
- a CDS encoding DsbA family protein produces the protein MSAETSIAVDVVSDVVCPWCFIGQKRLDKAIAAASDVEVHVRWRPFQLDPTIPPAGMDRREYMLGKFGSDERIRQIHARIEPVGEAEGISFAFGAIKVAPNTLDAHRVIRWAGAAGEDAQNRLVRRLFQLNFEEGANLGDHAVLAAAASDAGLDASVIETLLPTDADVDAVRNEIATASRMGITGVPCFLLEGKYAVMGAQDAGTLADAIRQVAATKARGELEAAS, from the coding sequence ATGAGCGCCGAGACTTCAATCGCCGTCGATGTCGTGTCCGACGTGGTTTGCCCCTGGTGCTTCATCGGCCAGAAGCGCCTGGACAAGGCCATTGCCGCCGCGAGCGATGTCGAGGTTCATGTGCGCTGGCGGCCGTTCCAGCTCGATCCGACCATTCCGCCGGCAGGCATGGATCGCCGCGAATACATGCTGGGCAAATTCGGCAGCGACGAGCGGATCCGCCAGATCCATGCCCGCATCGAGCCTGTCGGTGAAGCCGAGGGGATCAGCTTCGCGTTCGGCGCCATCAAGGTCGCGCCGAACACGCTCGACGCCCATCGCGTCATCCGATGGGCGGGCGCCGCCGGCGAGGATGCCCAGAACCGGCTGGTGCGCCGTCTCTTCCAATTGAATTTCGAAGAGGGAGCCAATCTGGGCGATCACGCGGTGCTGGCCGCAGCCGCCAGCGACGCCGGCCTGGATGCCTCGGTGATCGAAACGCTGCTGCCGACGGATGCCGATGTCGACGCGGTCCGCAACGAGATCGCCACCGCTTCCCGCATGGGCATCACCGGTGTGCCCTGCTTTCTGCTCGAAGGCAAATATGCCGTCATGGGCGCGCAGGACGCCGGCACCCTTGCCGACGCCATCCGCCAGGTCGCGGCCACCAAAGCGCGCGGCGAACTGGAAGCGGCCAGCTGA
- a CDS encoding ABC transporter ATP-binding protein/permease encodes MRSFWGLMRAYWFSDRWKEAWTLTLVIASLTTLLSKTGVWLALMLGELTNSVNFYHDAANTSPLKTLLTNAGLVMILFVLKDAGIAGARSWVSATLHRKWRGWLNSQFNDALLDANHTHFHAQHGSPSSGAAAPDNIDQRIQESIKGMTGGAIGLAMGVLGVATSLYFIGENLIQSSVEVTGLEFLGTYGSAVLALLAIATYVPFNTWIAVKLGRALERLNVRLQQAEGSYRGELTTFLRRSFHVAASRAEDVQKTMHNRLYGDIDRTWARLNVVNVCYNSFEAVHNFMGFRIIAYAPGLVSFIHNKLDLKGYVTGAEMINQLIGQCSWLIRVMPDIATLRANAQRVTELANAIEGVQKPQEFYQQTGRSDFSFASQNPVFGLTIQKLELAHQGEDATPFLSAANLRFRRGEWTFLKGESGCGKTSLIKAINGLWPYGRGTIVFPEGITNFYAAQEVKLQQVSLKQLVCLPGSEHDHSDMQVAAALHKAGLGEFIEHLADESREGKIWDQVLSGGQKQKLVVARIILQQPGLLFLDEATGALDPEGKIAFHEAIKANCPDVTVISVMHEAVPPRSLSGEEFYHSVVAISDGVATKKPLVPTLPRELTTILAQPRPTEDKWLRFPRRLKQK; translated from the coding sequence ATGCGTAGCTTCTGGGGGCTGATGCGAGCCTACTGGTTCTCCGACCGCTGGAAGGAAGCCTGGACGCTAACGCTCGTCATCGCATCTCTCACAACACTTCTTAGCAAAACCGGTGTCTGGTTGGCTCTGATGCTGGGGGAATTGACCAACTCGGTCAATTTCTATCATGACGCTGCTAACACCTCGCCGCTCAAGACGTTGCTCACCAACGCGGGGCTCGTCATGATTCTCTTTGTGCTCAAAGATGCCGGCATCGCCGGCGCAAGAAGCTGGGTGTCGGCGACCTTGCACCGAAAATGGCGCGGCTGGTTGAACAGCCAGTTCAATGACGCACTGCTTGATGCCAATCATACCCATTTCCACGCCCAGCATGGTTCGCCAAGCAGTGGGGCCGCCGCACCTGACAATATTGACCAGCGCATCCAGGAATCGATCAAGGGCATGACGGGCGGTGCCATCGGCCTCGCCATGGGCGTACTTGGCGTTGCCACGTCCCTCTATTTTATCGGCGAGAACCTCATTCAGTCTTCAGTGGAGGTTACCGGGCTGGAGTTCCTCGGAACCTATGGCAGCGCGGTTCTTGCCTTGCTCGCTATTGCAACCTACGTGCCGTTCAACACATGGATCGCAGTAAAACTTGGACGAGCACTAGAGCGCCTGAATGTCCGGCTGCAGCAGGCCGAGGGCAGCTATCGCGGCGAATTGACGACCTTTCTTCGTCGTAGCTTCCATGTCGCGGCCTCACGCGCCGAAGACGTCCAGAAGACGATGCACAACCGGCTCTATGGCGACATCGACCGGACTTGGGCGAGGCTGAATGTCGTCAACGTCTGTTACAATTCATTCGAGGCGGTTCACAATTTTATGGGCTTTCGCATCATCGCCTATGCGCCTGGTCTGGTCTCCTTTATTCACAACAAGCTTGATCTCAAAGGCTACGTAACCGGCGCCGAGATGATCAACCAATTGATCGGCCAGTGTTCCTGGCTCATCCGCGTGATGCCAGACATTGCCACTTTGCGGGCCAACGCACAGCGCGTGACCGAACTCGCCAATGCGATAGAGGGCGTGCAAAAGCCGCAGGAATTCTACCAGCAGACGGGCCGCTCCGACTTCAGCTTCGCCAGCCAGAACCCGGTTTTCGGCCTGACCATCCAGAAGCTCGAGCTGGCACATCAGGGCGAGGACGCCACGCCCTTCCTCAGCGCTGCGAACCTGCGCTTCCGCCGCGGCGAATGGACGTTCCTCAAGGGCGAATCCGGTTGCGGGAAGACCTCGCTGATCAAGGCGATCAACGGCCTGTGGCCCTACGGCCGCGGCACCATCGTGTTCCCGGAAGGGATCACCAATTTTTACGCCGCCCAGGAGGTCAAGCTGCAGCAGGTGTCGCTGAAGCAGCTGGTCTGCCTGCCGGGCTCCGAGCACGATCACAGCGACATGCAGGTGGCCGCGGCGCTACACAAGGCCGGCCTGGGCGAATTCATCGAGCACCTTGCCGATGAAAGCCGCGAGGGCAAGATCTGGGACCAGGTCCTGTCCGGCGGCCAGAAACAGAAGCTGGTGGTCGCGCGCATCATCCTGCAGCAGCCGGGACTGTTGTTCCTCGACGAGGCGACCGGCGCGCTCGACCCCGAAGGCAAGATCGCCTTCCACGAGGCGATCAAGGCCAACTGCCCGGACGTCACGGTCATCAGCGTGATGCATGAGGCCGTGCCGCCGCGCTCGCTCTCGGGCGAGGAATTCTATCACAGCGTGGTGGCGATCTCCGACGGCGTCGCAACCAAGAAACCGCTGGTTCCCACCCTGCCGCGCGAGCTCACGACCATCCTCGCCCAACCCAGGCCGACCGAGGACAAGTGGCTGCGCTTTCCGCGGCGGCTAAAGCAGAAATAA
- the gor gene encoding glutathione-disulfide reductase gives MAGYDYDLFVIGGGSGGVRAARVAATLGKRVGIAEEYRFGGTCVIRGCVPKKLYVYASQFPEHFADAAGYGWRVPEASFDWPTLVANKDKEIARLEAIYKSNVDGAGGETFHSRAMLIDRHTIHLLGEDRTVTADQILIATGGRPAPHPALAGHEHCIFSNEAFDLKQLPKAIMIEGGGYIAVEFANIFHGLGVETTLVYRGKEILSRFDMDLRRTLHETMEKKGIRILCHSISEWVRRNPAGRLDVLLSSGKTLTVDQVMLAIGRLPNTENMGLEGVGVELGKTGAIVVDEYSRTNIDNIWAIGDVTHRVQLTPVAIHEAMCFIETAFKNNPTSPDHDTIATAVFSQPEIGTVGLSEDEAVKRFADIEVYRASFRPMRHTLSGRDEKMLMKLVVDAGTRKVLGAHILGPDAGEMAQLLGIPLKAGLTKEDFDRTMAVHPTAAEELVTMYKPNYRVKNGERA, from the coding sequence ATGGCCGGTTACGACTACGACCTTTTCGTCATCGGCGGAGGTTCGGGCGGGGTGAGGGCGGCCCGCGTGGCTGCCACGCTGGGCAAGCGCGTCGGCATTGCCGAAGAATATCGCTTTGGCGGCACCTGCGTCATCCGCGGCTGCGTGCCCAAGAAGCTCTACGTCTACGCCTCGCAATTTCCAGAGCATTTCGCAGACGCCGCCGGCTATGGCTGGAGGGTGCCCGAGGCGAGCTTCGACTGGCCGACCCTGGTGGCCAACAAGGACAAGGAGATCGCCCGGCTCGAGGCGATCTACAAGAGCAACGTCGATGGAGCCGGCGGCGAGACCTTCCACTCGCGCGCCATGCTGATCGATCGGCATACCATCCATCTGCTCGGCGAGGATCGCACCGTCACCGCCGACCAAATTCTGATCGCCACCGGCGGCCGGCCCGCACCGCATCCCGCGCTCGCCGGCCATGAGCATTGCATCTTCTCCAACGAGGCTTTCGATCTGAAGCAGTTGCCAAAGGCAATCATGATCGAGGGCGGTGGCTACATCGCCGTGGAGTTCGCCAATATTTTTCATGGCCTCGGCGTCGAGACGACGCTCGTCTATCGCGGCAAGGAGATCCTGTCGCGCTTCGACATGGACCTGCGCCGCACGCTGCACGAGACGATGGAGAAGAAGGGCATCAGGATCCTGTGCCATTCGATCTCCGAATGGGTGCGGAGGAACCCGGCCGGCAGATTGGATGTGCTGCTCTCTTCCGGCAAGACTTTGACGGTCGACCAGGTGATGCTGGCGATCGGTCGCCTGCCTAATACGGAGAATATGGGACTCGAAGGCGTCGGCGTGGAACTCGGCAAGACGGGTGCGATCGTCGTCGACGAGTATTCCCGCACCAACATCGACAACATCTGGGCGATCGGCGACGTCACCCACCGCGTGCAACTGACGCCGGTCGCGATCCACGAAGCGATGTGCTTCATCGAGACCGCCTTCAAGAACAACCCGACTTCCCCTGACCACGACACCATTGCGACGGCGGTGTTCTCGCAGCCAGAAATCGGCACCGTCGGCCTGTCCGAGGACGAGGCGGTCAAGCGCTTCGCCGACATTGAGGTCTATCGCGCCTCCTTCCGTCCGATGCGGCACACGCTGTCCGGCCGCGACGAGAAAATGCTGATGAAGCTCGTGGTCGACGCCGGCACCAGAAAGGTGCTCGGCGCTCACATTCTGGGGCCCGATGCCGGCGAGATGGCGCAGCTTCTCGGCATTCCATTGAAGGCCGGGCTGACCAAGGAAGACTTCGACCGCACCATGGCGGTACATCCAACCGCGGCGGAAGAACTGGTCACCATGTACAAACCGAACTACCGCGTGAAGAATGGCGAGCGCGCCTGA
- a CDS encoding DUF2059 domain-containing protein, which translates to MMLHNRVRRLSTILAASVVLALSSPAFAQDVSESHLKAARAAVVAIHATDSFDNILPQAAAALESQLIQKNPDMQELIAKTVTEKAMSLAARRADLEKEAAMAYAKVFSEKELNDIAAFYSSDSGKKLLDSGPAVTRDLVKAADIWQNGLARDLAQQVGETLAAAAKAKAPAAPAAADGSAPADNAAPADDSQN; encoded by the coding sequence ATGATGTTGCATAACCGGGTTCGCCGCCTTTCGACCATTCTGGCGGCCTCAGTCGTCCTCGCGCTGTCTTCGCCGGCATTTGCGCAGGATGTCAGCGAATCGCATCTCAAGGCCGCGCGTGCCGCGGTCGTTGCGATCCACGCCACGGATTCCTTCGACAACATCCTGCCGCAGGCCGCGGCGGCGCTCGAGTCGCAGCTGATCCAGAAGAACCCGGATATGCAGGAGCTGATCGCCAAGACGGTCACCGAAAAGGCCATGTCGCTGGCGGCGCGGCGCGCCGATCTCGAGAAGGAAGCAGCTATGGCCTACGCCAAGGTGTTCTCCGAAAAGGAGCTCAACGACATTGCCGCCTTCTACAGCTCCGATTCCGGCAAGAAGCTGCTCGACAGCGGCCCTGCCGTGACGCGCGACCTCGTCAAGGCTGCCGATATCTGGCAGAACGGCCTGGCCCGTGATCTCGCCCAGCAGGTTGGTGAGACGCTGGCGGCCGCCGCCAAGGCAAAAGCTCCGGCCGCCCCGGCGGCCGCGGACGGCTCCGCACCCGCGGACAACGCGGCTCCGGCCGACGACTCGCAGAACTGA
- the rpiA gene encoding ribose-5-phosphate isomerase RpiA has translation MDARQLKVEAARAALAHVGSGMRLGIGTGTTAEEFVRLLAEKVATGLTVIGVPTSERTAALCRELGVPLSTLEETPELDLTIDGADEVDPELTLIKGGGGALLREKIVAAASERMIVIADRSKMVGMLGRFPLPIEVNKFGLRATEIAIAAAAASLGLAGPITLRMTGAEPFVTDGGHFILDASFGRIPDTRALSHALHAIPGVVEHGLFIGLASTAIIAGGDGIQTVHAPRKPGSPIHHDVA, from the coding sequence ATGGACGCAAGGCAGTTGAAAGTCGAAGCCGCGCGCGCGGCCCTAGCCCATGTCGGCAGCGGCATGCGGCTCGGCATCGGCACCGGCACGACCGCGGAGGAGTTCGTCCGGCTGCTGGCCGAGAAGGTCGCGACCGGCCTCACCGTCATCGGCGTCCCCACATCCGAGCGCACCGCGGCTCTTTGCCGTGAGCTCGGCGTGCCGCTCTCCACTCTTGAGGAGACACCGGAACTCGATCTCACGATCGACGGCGCCGACGAGGTCGATCCGGAACTGACATTGATCAAGGGCGGCGGCGGGGCGCTGCTGCGCGAGAAGATCGTGGCGGCGGCCTCCGAGCGCATGATCGTCATTGCCGACCGGTCGAAGATGGTGGGCATGCTTGGCCGCTTTCCGCTGCCCATCGAGGTCAATAAGTTCGGCCTACGCGCGACCGAGATTGCCATTGCCGCGGCAGCGGCAAGCCTCGGCCTTGCCGGCCCCATTACATTGAGGATGACGGGAGCCGAGCCATTTGTTACAGACGGCGGCCATTTTATCCTCGATGCATCTTTTGGCCGCATTCCGGATACAAGAGCGCTTTCGCATGCTCTCCACGCCATTCCAGGCGTTGTCGAGCACGGTCTTTTCATCGGGCTGGCGTCAACGGCCATCATCGCCGGCGGCGACGGCATTCAAACCGTCCATGCCCCCCGAAAACCAGGGAGTCCTATTCATCATGATGTTGCATAA
- a CDS encoding phosphoglycolate phosphatase, whose amino-acid sequence MTRPIIIFDLDGTLVDTAPDLLDSLNHSLTAGELTAVDEAGFRRFVGHGGRVMIERAHAAQNKSLVAEEHDRLLKLFLDHYTLNIPGKSRPYPGVVAALQRFKAAGYLMAVCTNKYEANSVALIGALGLEDYFAAICGQDTFAFRKPDPRHLTETIRLAGGDPEKALMVGDSQTDIDTAKAAGIPVVAVDFGYTDRHVREFEPTLVISHFDTLTPQLAERLIAAAD is encoded by the coding sequence ATGACCCGACCGATCATCATCTTCGACCTCGACGGGACGCTGGTGGACACTGCGCCGGACCTGCTCGACAGCCTCAACCACAGCCTGACCGCCGGCGAACTCACCGCCGTCGACGAAGCCGGCTTCAGACGTTTCGTCGGCCATGGCGGCCGCGTCATGATCGAGCGCGCGCATGCCGCACAGAACAAGTCGCTGGTGGCCGAAGAGCATGATCGGCTGCTGAAGCTTTTCCTCGACCACTACACGCTCAACATTCCCGGCAAGTCACGCCCCTACCCCGGCGTCGTCGCGGCCCTCCAGCGTTTCAAGGCGGCCGGCTACCTGATGGCGGTGTGCACCAACAAATACGAAGCGAACTCCGTCGCGCTGATCGGCGCGCTTGGTCTGGAAGATTACTTCGCCGCGATCTGCGGCCAGGATACGTTCGCCTTCCGCAAGCCCGATCCGCGCCATCTCACCGAGACGATCAGGCTGGCCGGCGGCGATCCGGAAAAAGCGCTGATGGTCGGCGATTCGCAGACGGATATCGACACCGCCAAGGCAGCCGGCATTCCGGTGGTGGCGGTCGACTTCGGCTATACGGATCGCCACGTGCGCGAGTTCGAGCCCACGCTGGTGATCTCGCATTTCGACACGCTGACGCCCCAACTCGCGGAACGGCTGATCGCCGCAGCGGACTGA
- a CDS encoding Crp/Fnr family transcriptional regulator, whose product MPMTDGDDRADLPRLARIDPRHFDLLFAGCKVERYAAGQHLFVQEDASDRIYGVMNGTVEISIYSPGGQKLVANIELSRSLVGEIGALDGRPRTATAICLTACELVSLSRSQLFDRIEKNPPLARAMIELLCARLRWVSGELGDQAFFGIEARLAKRLVFLSSVMADPAGWIPISQSELGEFLGATRESVNKTLNDWRNRQMIAIKRGGLRITNAGALNQIAESQDDD is encoded by the coding sequence ATGCCCATGACCGACGGGGATGATAGGGCCGACTTACCGCGCCTAGCGCGGATCGATCCGCGCCATTTTGATCTGCTGTTCGCCGGATGCAAGGTGGAGCGTTACGCGGCCGGCCAGCACCTGTTCGTGCAGGAGGACGCATCCGACCGCATCTACGGCGTGATGAACGGCACCGTCGAGATCTCGATCTATTCGCCTGGCGGCCAGAAACTGGTGGCCAATATCGAGTTGTCGCGGAGCCTGGTCGGCGAGATCGGAGCGCTGGACGGACGCCCGCGAACGGCAACGGCGATCTGCCTCACCGCTTGCGAGCTGGTCTCGCTAAGCCGATCGCAACTCTTCGATCGTATCGAGAAAAATCCGCCGCTTGCGCGCGCGATGATCGAGCTGCTCTGCGCGCGGCTGCGTTGGGTCAGCGGCGAGTTGGGCGACCAGGCTTTCTTCGGCATCGAAGCCAGGCTTGCCAAACGTTTGGTGTTCCTGAGCAGCGTCATGGCCGATCCGGCAGGCTGGATTCCGATTTCCCAGTCCGAGCTCGGAGAGTTTCTCGGTGCGACGCGAGAATCGGTCAACAAGACGCTGAACGACTGGCGCAACCGGCAGATGATCGCGATCAAGCGCGGCGGACTGCGCATCACCAACGCCGGTGCTCTGAACCAGATCGCGGAATCGCAGGATGACGACTAG